The genomic DNA TGTTCCGCAGCGCTGTATGTGGCGAAGGAGTATTCGGTCGGCAGTCCGGTTTGCTCAAAGGGACTCGGTGGCTTGGCCGGCCCGACGGGAACAATCGGTCGAGGGCGGGGTTCTATTTTTTGTCTCTTGCTAGGTGCCCTCCATGAAACCTGCCGTGGCCGATCACATCGAAATAAAGAAATACGAACACCCGACCGGGGGCTGGGGGTCGCTTCGTTCCCTGGCGCGTCACGCGCGCAGCGAAGGCCTGTTGATCTCGGGAATATGGAGCACGCTGCTCAAGCAGAACAAGGCAGACGGCTATATGTGCGTGTCCTGCTCATGGGCGAAACCGGCTGATCCGAGGCCTTTCGAGTTCTGTGAAAACGGCGCTAAGGCCACGATGTGGGATCAGACGAAACTGCGCTGCGGGCCGGATTTCTTCGCGCAGCACAAGGTCGCGGAGTTGCTCGATTGGCCGGACCGGGACTTGGAAAAGCAAGGCCGCTTGACGGACCCCATGCGCTACAATCCGGTCACCGACCAGTATGAACCGGTTGCCTGGGAAAGTGCATTCCGCGAGATCGCCGTCGAGCTCCAGCGGCTCAATCCGAAATCGGTTGTCTTCTACTCCTCCGGCCGTGCCTCGCTGGAGGCCTCATTCATGTATCAGCTTTTCGCGCGCATCTACGGTTCATCCAACCTGCCGGATTCGTCGAACATGTGCCACGAATCGACCTCGGTCGGCCTGCCCGAGTCGATCGGCTCCCCGGTTGGGACCGTTCAACTCGAGGACTTCTCGAAAACTGACATGATGTTCTTCTTCGGCCATAACACCGGCGTCACGGCGCCGCGGCTGCTGCATCCATTGCAGGAGGCACGCCAACGACAGGTGCCAGTGTTCACTTTCAATCCTTTGCCCGAGCGAGGTCTGAAGCGGTTCAAGAATCCGCAAAACCCTGTCGACATGTTATCGCCGGGGCCTGGCACCAAGATGTCCAGCGACTTCTTCCAGGTTCGTTGCGGTGGTGACATCGCAGCCATGACTGGTATCGCCAAGGCGGTGCTTGCGCTCGACGATGCTGCGTGTGAGCGCGCAAGTCAGCGTGTCCTGGACGTCGATTTCATCGCCGAGCACACCCACGGCTTTGCCGAATTCGAATCGTATCTGCGCGACGCCAGCTGGAACGATATCGTCAGACGCTCCGGTATCGCTCAGGCCGATCTGGAGCATGTCGCGAAAATCTACAGCCTTTCCCGTGCTGTAATCGGAAATTACGGCATGGGCCTGACGCAGCACCGGCATGGCACCGAGAATGTCCAGATGCTATGCAACCTGCTGCTGATGCGCGGCAATATGGGCAAACCCGGGGCCGGCATTTCGCCACTGCGCGGCCATTCAAATGTTCAAGGCCAGCGCACTGTCGGCATAACTGAAAAACCCGAACTCGCTCCCTTGGACAGATTCGCCGAGTTCTACGCCTTCGAGCCACCGCGCGAGAAAGGCCTCGACACGGTCGAGACCTGCGAAGGCGTTATCGGGGGATGGGTGAATGGCTTCATCGGACTGGGAGGCAATTTCGTTCGCGCAGTGCCGGAAACCGGCCTGGTCGAAAAGGCTTGGCGTGGACTGGGCATTCATGTCGAGATCGCAACCAAGCTCAACCGCAGCCATCTCATCC from Mesorhizobium sp. M1E.F.Ca.ET.045.02.1.1 includes the following:
- a CDS encoding FdhF/YdeP family oxidoreductase produces the protein MKPAVADHIEIKKYEHPTGGWGSLRSLARHARSEGLLISGIWSTLLKQNKADGYMCVSCSWAKPADPRPFEFCENGAKATMWDQTKLRCGPDFFAQHKVAELLDWPDRDLEKQGRLTDPMRYNPVTDQYEPVAWESAFREIAVELQRLNPKSVVFYSSGRASLEASFMYQLFARIYGSSNLPDSSNMCHESTSVGLPESIGSPVGTVQLEDFSKTDMMFFFGHNTGVTAPRLLHPLQEARQRQVPVFTFNPLPERGLKRFKNPQNPVDMLSPGPGTKMSSDFFQVRCGGDIAAMTGIAKAVLALDDAACERASQRVLDVDFIAEHTHGFAEFESYLRDASWNDIVRRSGIAQADLEHVAKIYSLSRAVIGNYGMGLTQHRHGTENVQMLCNLLLMRGNMGKPGAGISPLRGHSNVQGQRTVGITEKPELAPLDRFAEFYAFEPPREKGLDTVETCEGVIGGWVNGFIGLGGNFVRAVPETGLVEKAWRGLGIHVEIATKLNRSHLIPGAVTYLLPCLSRLERDHQASGDQTVSIEDSTACIHGSFGSRPPASPNLLSEPKIVAELAKATVPNKSSIPWDQWVADYSRIRNEIERCYPQHFRDFNTRFLDPGGFHRDIKASKRVWETPNKKANFKLPSMLEANPDIDLSGDNVLTLITVRSNDQFNTTVYGYDDRLRGIYGTRMVLLMNEADIQRFGLSAGQEIDLETHADDGVERRVRGLRVTSYSIPEGNCAGYYPELNPLVPLWHRAKKAHVPAGKSLPVRVVPRKTPARNGLL